In Musa acuminata AAA Group cultivar baxijiao chromosome BXJ3-9, Cavendish_Baxijiao_AAA, whole genome shotgun sequence, a single genomic region encodes these proteins:
- the LOC135648693 gene encoding ras-related protein RABB1c-like → MSYAYLFKYIIIGDTGVGKSCLLLQFTDKRFQPVHDLTIGVEFGARMITIDNKPIKLQIWDTAGQESFRSITRSYYRGAAGALLVYDITRRETFNHLASWLEEARQHANSNMTIMLIGNKCDLAHRRAVSTEEGEQFAKEHGLIFMEASAKTAQNVEEAFISTAATIYKKIQDGVFDVSNESYGIKVGYGGTAAPSGGRDGSSAQAGGCCN, encoded by the exons ATGTCGTACGCGTACCTCTTCAAATACATCATCATCGGCGATACAG GAGTGGGGAAATCATGTCTTCTTCTGCAATTTACGGACAAGCGTTTCCAACCAGTACATGACTTAACAATTGGTGTTGAATTTGGAGCCAGAATGATAACCATTGACAACAAGCCCATCAAGTTGCAGATCTGGGACACG GCAGGTCAGGAATCGTTTAGGTCAATTACCAGATCCTATTATAGAGGTGCAGCCGGTGCACTGCTTGTCTACGACATCACTAG GAGGGAGACATTCAATCATCTTGCAAGCTGGCTGGAAGAAGCAAGGCAACATGCCAATTCTAATATGACAATCATGCTAATTGGTAACAAATGTGACCTGGCTCACAGAAGAGCTGTCAGCACTGAGGAAGGAGAACAATTTGCCAAAGAGCATGGATTAATCTTCATGGAGGCCTCAGCAAAAACTGCACAAAATGTTGAGGAG GCATTTATTAGCACTGCAGCAACAATAtacaaaaaaatccaggatggcgTGTTTGATGTATCAAATGAG TCATATGGAATCAAAGTCGGATATGGAGGAACCGCAGCTCCATCAGGGGGAAGGGATGGGTCCTCAGCTCAAGCTGGTGGTTGCTGCAATTGA